The sequence below is a genomic window from Ammoniphilus sp. CFH 90114.
TTATTTTCCTAGTTCAATAAATCATGGATCTTGAATATGATATGTAAGACAAACGAATAACCAAATAGAGTCTCGCGTTTTATTGTTTATACCGAAGGGTAATAGGGCATAATGAAGTTTGCAGGTAAATATTGTAAAACCAACTTTTTTGAGGGTTTGGGCAGGAATTATTAGGGCTGCGTAGAATATACATAATAGGAACTAAGCCCTAAGGTACAGCCATAAGGTTGAATACCAAGGTATTAGTATGGGGGAGACAAGATCAGCCAAGTTCTCAATCAAGTAGGTAGGGGGGAGTGTCCATGGTATATATGGAGTCTACATCATCCAGTAATAAATTTTGTATGGATGCTTTGTTGGAAGAGATTTATTTTCTTCGCCGCCGCTTAAATGAAATGAGCCGAGAGATAGGTAGTTTTTCTAATCCAAGGCTTGTTGAAGTAAGCCAACTATTAGATAAGAAACTTAATGATTACGAACAGTTAAAATTAAAGAAGACCTCATAAATTAACAAGGAGTTAGCGATCCCGCTAACTCCTTTTCTAACGCCTGAAACCTTTGATTACCCTCCTACAGCGACTACTTTAGGCTGCGGTTTATACGTATCCTTCGAAATAAGGATTTTCTGATCAGGCTTCCCTTCCTCTTTTACGAGTTTATAGACATGAACCTGATAGCCGGATTTTCCTTCCCTAATGACCTTGGTTTGGCCTGCACTTAACGTTGGGTCTTTTCTGGTCTCTACTTTTGGTGGAATCACGCGAACCGTTTCCGTTTGGATCTTAATTTCTTTTCCCTCAGGCCCCGTACCGAATAACTTCACAGTCAGTTTCCCATTCTTCGCTTCTGTTCGGACCAGTAAATGCTTTCCTGTCGTGTTCTGAAAGCGAAAATCGATTCCCCAGTCCGTATACGTGGCGTCCAAGCCAAGTGGAACGTAACTGACAGGCAACGAATGATTTCTTCTTTCTACTAGTTTTAAGTCAGATAATAGGACAGCATTGTACAAGGTTGTCGATATCTGGCATACACCGCCACCGATTCCTTGAGTAATTTCGCCATTCAAAATGACGGGAGCTGGTTTATAGCCAAACTTTTTTTCGGTCTCTTGAATCACTTGACGATAGCTGAAGATTTCATCTGGGCGGAGAATGGTGTCGTGTAGAACGGCAGCAGTAGCCTCCACATTGTGGGTTCTACCATCCGTTTGGGTGGAGTAGGAGGTGGTAAATTCGGAAAGCTTTCGGGAAATGCCTTCTTCAACTAAATGTTCCTTTGTTACTTGGGCTCGAATTTCTTTAAGAGGTACCGTAATGGAGTAAGCAGATTGTGTCCAGATCTCTTCGGCTGTCAGCTTTTGCACTTGTTCACTCAAAGCAACTAAATCAGGGTGTTGAACGGACTTATCGTCTTCAAATTTCACTTCATCTTCAGGTGTAATGATTCGTTTAGCCTCTTTTGGCTGAGATTCGAATAGTTCGGGCCAGCGTTTCCTAAAGGTTCGGGGGAGCTCCTCTTCCTTCCACTCAAACGATACCCTATACTCGATCCCCTGTCTTGCTTCCCATCTGTACAAGGCTCTCTTCCAGACACTTGCTTCTTTCTGAAAGCTTAATAAGTCATGCATTACTTCTTTTTCACGTAGATCTAGAATCTCTTTTAATGGCAAAGACCTTTCCACCTGATCCTGGATAGAGTCGGGGAGGATTAACTCCACTTCTTTATTTAGGATTTGATCTGCTTTCTCCTTCCATTCTTCCTCTACTTGACTAGGTAACATTCCTCCAATATGCCAATCGTAGAGATAAACTCCATGGGGGATATCAGGACGATTCCCATACCAATAAACCCAACCTAGTACACTTGAGATGAGTGCGAACACAACTAAAACAGCAAGTAAACGTTTATGCACCTTTTGCACTACTGTTTTCTCTCCCCTCTCTTTCAAAAAAACCACATGAAGTGCAGCCAGGTTGACAGGACGCCAACGAGGCTGCACTATCACAATCTTTATGCGTAATTTAATAAAATATGACCAAGAATTTATTTGACAGCAATGGTATAATGTTAGTTGGGTTTCCTTTAGCGAAAGCTGTCATTTCCTAGGAAATACTAGGGAATCATGTGAGGATTGTCCAGAACCATGTCGAAGTGGCCTTATAGTTCTTCGATTTATTCAGACAGGGTAACCTGTTGCTTTCTTTTAGAAGAGGTGAATACGAGAATGATAGAGATGATAGACGTAGCCAAGACGTACCCGAACGGGACAGAGGCTCTAAAAGAGATTAATATAAAAATTAATAAAAGCGAATTTGTTTATGTAGTCGGTCCGAGTGGAGCGGGGAAGTCGACCTTCATTAAGCTGATGTATCGAGAAGAAAAACCAACCCAAGGCAAGATTATTCTTAATGGATACCATGTTGACCGAATGAAAGAACGGCAGATCCCAAAGCTGCGTCGGAGTATAGGCGTTGTATTCCAAGATTACAAGCTGCTCCCTAGACTAACTGTCTATGAAAATATTGCTTTTGCCATGGAAGTAGTAGAAGCCCCGAAAAAGCAAATTAAGAACCGTGTCATGGAAGTGCTAGAGCTCGTGAAATTAAAGAATAAGCTTCGGGCTTATCCTTCGGAGCTGTCGGGAGGAGAGCAGCAACGCGTTTCGATTGCTCGCGCTCTGGTGAATAACCCTGGAACTATGATTGCAGATGAACCAACTGGAAACCTCGACCCGGAAACTTCATGGGAGATTATGCGCATCTTCGAGGAGGTTAACCTGCGAGGAACGACGATCGTGATGGCAACCCATAACCGTGAAATTGTAAACACACTACGCAAGCGGGTGGTAGCGATCGAAGCAGGGAGAATCGCACGCGATCAAATGAGAGGGGAATACGGCTATGAAGATTAGAACGGTTGGCCGCCATGTTCGGGAAGGGTTCCGCAATGTCGGCCGTAATGGATGGATGTCTTTTGCCTCCATGAGTTCCGTAGCGATTACCCTTTTTATACTGGGTGTGTTTTTGTTAATGGCCCTAAACGTGAATCACATTGCTGAGACGGTCGAGAGTCAAGTAGAGATGCGCGTGATCCTGAAGAAGGAAACCGACATGGATCAGGCGGAGAAGGTACGAGAAAGACTTCAAGCCATCCCTCAAGTAGAGACGGTGACCTTCGTAACGAAAGAAGAAGGTCTGGCGAAGTTCCGGGAAAGCTTTGGCGAGAGTGCCTACTTGTTTGAAGGGCTAGAGAAAGAAAACCCACTATTGGATGAATTCGTGGTGAGGACGAAGGATCCGAGAGACACAGCGATGATTGCCGAGCGAGTGAAGAACTTCCCGCACGTAGAAAAGGTGAACTATGGAAAGGGCATGATAGAGAAGCTCTTTACCATCACGACCGCGATGCGAAATATTGGGATTGCGTTTATTGTTGCCTTAGCTTTTACCGCCATGTTTTTGATTGCTAATACGATTAAACTAACGATTGTTGCCAGACGCAAGGAAATTGAAATCATGAAGCTGGTAGGAGCCACGAATTCTTTTATCCGCTGGCCGTTCTTTGTGGAAGGGTTAATGATGGGTGGACTGGGTGCGATTATTCCCACTCTATTACTTTTAGCCGGCTATAAATATTTAATAGATTTTGTGAAAGAAGATTTGAATTTGTACTTTATTGATTTGCTTCCTCTAGATCCGCTCGCTTGGCAGGTGGGTGGGTTGCTCTTAGGAATAGGAGCTTTTCTTGGCATTTGGGGAAGTATCGTTTCGATCCATCGTTTCTTAAAAGTTTAAAACTACTGGGAGGATATTATGCGGAAGACCCCTTTACTCGTTGCCTGTGCGTTATCTCTAACCATGCTTACCCCATTTTATGGACAAGCAGCAAGCTCGTTGGACAAAATCAACCAGAAGATTGCACAGATTAAGAATCAACAGAAAGCAGCGGAGAACCGCATCTCAGAGATCGATAACCAGATCCAAGTGATTGAATCGAGAAAAACAGAAGTGAAACAGGATCTAGCTACGATAGAAATAAAACTGAATACGACCCAAGAGAAAATCCAGACGCTGGACCGACAAATCGGGGACACGACACTCAAGGCCCAAGACGCAGCTGTCCAATTGGATGAAGCGGAGAAAAGGGTAGAAGAACGGGATGAATTATTGAAAACCCGAGTGAAAATTATGTACGAGATGGGGAATGTCTCGTATTTGGAAGTGTTGCTTGGCGCTAAAGATTTCGGAGATTTTCTCAATCGGTTAGATGCCGTGAAGCTTATCGTAGATTCTGATGTCAAGATCCTAGAAGATAACGTCAAAGATAAGGAAACGATTGAAATCAAAAAAGTGGAAGTCGATACGCATTTGGCTAATCTTGAAGGTCTTTATGCACAGACGAGTCAACTGAAAAATGAATTAAAGCACCAGCAAAAAGAGCGGACGGTGGCCATTGCTCAACTTGAACAACAAGAAGTCGAATTAGAAGAAGTGAAGCTGGAGCAGGAACAGGCCATGCTTGATTTGATGGGCCAGATGAAATCTGCCTTATCGCAGAAGAATAAGCTTTTGCAACAGAAAAAGTATACAGGTGGACGTTTTGCTTGGCCGGTTCCAGACAGCTCGCGGATCACTTCTCAATTTGGTTTGAGGAAGGATCCGTTTACGGGAAAAACGGCGGGTCATAACGGCTTGGATATCGGAGCGCCAC
It includes:
- a CDS encoding aspartyl-phosphate phosphatase Spo0E family protein, which codes for MVYMESTSSSNKFCMDALLEEIYFLRRRLNEMSREIGSFSNPRLVEVSQLLDKKLNDYEQLKLKKTS
- a CDS encoding VanW family protein; protein product: MQKVHKRLLAVLVVFALISSVLGWVYWYGNRPDIPHGVYLYDWHIGGMLPSQVEEEWKEKADQILNKEVELILPDSIQDQVERSLPLKEILDLREKEVMHDLLSFQKEASVWKRALYRWEARQGIEYRVSFEWKEEELPRTFRKRWPELFESQPKEAKRIITPEDEVKFEDDKSVQHPDLVALSEQVQKLTAEEIWTQSAYSITVPLKEIRAQVTKEHLVEEGISRKLSEFTTSYSTQTDGRTHNVEATAAVLHDTILRPDEIFSYRQVIQETEKKFGYKPAPVILNGEITQGIGGGVCQISTTLYNAVLLSDLKLVERRNHSLPVSYVPLGLDATYTDWGIDFRFQNTTGKHLLVRTEAKNGKLTVKLFGTGPEGKEIKIQTETVRVIPPKVETRKDPTLSAGQTKVIREGKSGYQVHVYKLVKEEGKPDQKILISKDTYKPQPKVVAVGG
- the ftsE gene encoding cell division ATP-binding protein FtsE — its product is MIEMIDVAKTYPNGTEALKEINIKINKSEFVYVVGPSGAGKSTFIKLMYREEKPTQGKIILNGYHVDRMKERQIPKLRRSIGVVFQDYKLLPRLTVYENIAFAMEVVEAPKKQIKNRVMEVLELVKLKNKLRAYPSELSGGEQQRVSIARALVNNPGTMIADEPTGNLDPETSWEIMRIFEEVNLRGTTIVMATHNREIVNTLRKRVVAIEAGRIARDQMRGEYGYED
- the ftsX gene encoding permease-like cell division protein FtsX, translated to MKIRTVGRHVREGFRNVGRNGWMSFASMSSVAITLFILGVFLLMALNVNHIAETVESQVEMRVILKKETDMDQAEKVRERLQAIPQVETVTFVTKEEGLAKFRESFGESAYLFEGLEKENPLLDEFVVRTKDPRDTAMIAERVKNFPHVEKVNYGKGMIEKLFTITTAMRNIGIAFIVALAFTAMFLIANTIKLTIVARRKEIEIMKLVGATNSFIRWPFFVEGLMMGGLGAIIPTLLLLAGYKYLIDFVKEDLNLYFIDLLPLDPLAWQVGGLLLGIGAFLGIWGSIVSIHRFLKV
- a CDS encoding murein hydrolase activator EnvC, with amino-acid sequence MRKTPLLVACALSLTMLTPFYGQAASSLDKINQKIAQIKNQQKAAENRISEIDNQIQVIESRKTEVKQDLATIEIKLNTTQEKIQTLDRQIGDTTLKAQDAAVQLDEAEKRVEERDELLKTRVKIMYEMGNVSYLEVLLGAKDFGDFLNRLDAVKLIVDSDVKILEDNVKDKETIEIKKVEVDTHLANLEGLYAQTSQLKNELKHQQKERTVAIAQLEQQEVELEEVKLEQEQAMLDLMGQMKSALSQKNKLLQQKKYTGGRFAWPVPDSSRITSQFGLRKDPFTGKTAGHNGLDIGAPQGTTIVAAADGVVLISGYVRGYGNMISIDHGGDLSTIYGHIREGGLLVKENQVVKKGQKIAEVGSTGRSTGPHLHFGVYKGRTVVDPMGYLR